The window TTCGATAGTAGACGCATGATAAGAGATAACAACCGGCCACGTACCCTGCAACCCGGCCAATAATGTCATGGGGTTGAAGCCAAAGCTGCCCGCTCGCATAGAGAAAATGGTCATCCACTGAATTGTTGTCTCCTTTGGTGAGTATTTGGGTTTCTCCAGTATCTCGATGCTCTTGAACCTAAAATAATTTGAGAAGATTATTTTCAAGGAAAAAATAATATAACATATGAACTTTTAATGATTTAATGGGTGTGTAGCAAGAGATACTAGAGGCCGGGCTTGCCGTTACCTTGATCACACGATGGACAATTGGATGTTCAAAGCCATCAACTCTGAAAAGAACGATCTCTCCTTCGCGGAAAGGTGCATTGCTCATGTTGTGCACAAACACCATATCGCCCTGCAAAACAAGCACATATTCCATGCATGCATCTATCAGTATGACGGTTGGAATTAAAGGGGACGACAAAAACTGAAGTGcacatttttttaaaaataaaaattgtaCCACATACCTTTTTAATTGCAGGCTCCATACTTTCCGACAAAACCGCCATCGCCGGTGACTTGACACCCGTCACTAGCACCATTCCCTCGGGCATCAGCACGAACAACGCAAAGACCATAACTGCATCCCAAATTTAAGTAAAGATTCTCCGGGAAAAAAAAAGAACTTATAGAAGCATTATCAACGCTGAAGAACACTGAAGAAAGAGGCCTATATATGTACTTACCGAGGAAGGTGATGGATTGGGTGAGCACATGCCGGATCTTCATAGCCTCCTCTCGGCTGGACGATGGTGAAAAGTGAAAACACAAACTAGTTTTCTGATCGATTCTAATATGTTTCCAACGAACGTCTGACCTTGCTTTGCAGCTAGGTAGGTAGGTAGGCTATGATTGAATATATAGGCAAAGCTGCGGAGTACTCGACGAGTGCTCACTCGGTACGAATCGGTGACGGACACCATCGTCCATCGATCACCACACGTGCGGGATTCGGTTTCCGTGTCCGACTCCGACCATGCAGTGGAATCATATGCTGTGTCCGTACGTAGG is drawn from Triticum dicoccoides isolate Atlit2015 ecotype Zavitan chromosome 6B, WEW_v2.0, whole genome shotgun sequence and contains these coding sequences:
- the LOC119322306 gene encoding signal peptidase complex catalytic subunit SEC11C-like, which encodes MKIRHVLTQSITFLVMVFALFVLMPEGMVLVTGVKSPAMAVLSESMEPAIKKGDMVFVHNMSNAPFREGEIVLFRVDGFEHPIVHRVIKVQEHRDTGETQILTKGDNNSVDDHFLYASGQLWLQPHDIIGRVAGYLPYAGWPSVFISEAYKFSLFLLMKDVAE